Genomic segment of Malus domestica chromosome 15, GDT2T_hap1:
ACATATTCCACTTGGAGCTCAGTTAAATAAAGAAAGCATAAAGCATCAATCATACCTTGCTCAGCAGTATTGGATAACGGGACCGCAGAGCAGCCATATGAGACTCGCCCCCATATATCTTCCCAGCAGCAAGATATATAGGTGTGTTCAAGGGGTACCCAAGAGAGGTGAGAAAAATTCCAACCTCCTTTGGTGTTAAAGGGCAATACCCTTTGGATCTCTGTTCTGTGGAATCAATTTCCTTCTCTTTCCAGTATGGGGTATTCTCTCTACAAGTTCCAGCTAAAAAAGTCAGGCATCACAAGAGCTAAATGACTATccataaattgattgaaatCTTGCATATAAGCATGTCATACCGAATTATCCTTAGTTCCTCAGCTTCATCTGGAGATAAATCTTGTGTGCATCCACTAAAGGCAAGCATGTCCTCCTCAAATCGTAAATGCAGAGCAATATAAGGACCAAACGACCTCATTCGATCAACTAACAACTACAACATTAATGAAACAAAATATTTGTTAAGTAGTCATGGAATAGGACTAAAACGTTACATAGGCAATCTAGAAATCAAACGAGCATTTAGATCTGACTATTTACTTTTCCCATTGCTTCAATTTGAGGTGCAAAACGTAAAGCTTCATAACAAGCACGGCAGCGAAGCTTCTGTATATCTAGAGGTAGGTTGTTATTTGCCAGGCGAGAATCAGATTTGGCAGCTCGAATAACCTTGGGAAAAACCATGTGTATATCCAGATGATtaattcaaaggaaaaacaacaCAATAGATCACATAAACCACAAGGTTCCAGAAACCACACCTCGTATTCTTCCCAGAGGCCAGCTATCTCATCTTGGTAATAATCCATACCAGACCAGCTTCTAAAATGCTTAACCGCTCTTATACCAGTAGCTAGTTCCTTAGGaagattttttataattttgacaTCATTAGCTAAAGCATTGATAAAATGATCTTCATCGAAAACATCTGAGAAGATGCTGCGTACCAAAGATATGAAACAAATTCTTGCATCAGTGACATCAAAGCtaagaataaaagaaagaataactcagaaattaaataaaaatatagagAGTGTTACCTAGAGTCATTCCAAAATGACCGTTTATCAAGTTCCGGAATTACAAGAGTAGCATTTATGATACGGGCTACTGCTACCATGTCACATATCTGAAATTCGGTAACGACACATATCAGCTCGGTGCAACAGTCAGATGATGATATTTATCATATAGtagataatataaatatatataaatatatatatatatatatatatatatatatatataaagttacATAAGTTTCTATCATCGTGATTTGTGAAACACACCAATCAGCTAAGTAGATAGATAGAACAGTAGCATCTGTCATGTCTTTGATACAACCATGATGGTAAAAATTGTGCATTTACAAAATTTCCTGCCACTTAAATCGTGCAGGTTTTCGACATGGTGACAGAACGAGTGCAGCACTTATCTGTCACATATGCCACTCTAAATGGAACTTAAGTTTCCAATTTTCCCTTCTTTTACAATCTATCAACGGACTAACAATATAAAGAACTTTTTATTCCACAATCAAAATTTGGAATGGATCAAAATTCAACACAAATATTCAGTTTTGTgattaatcaaaataaatttcaTAGAGTGAGTAATTTAGGGAAGAGTATACAGACCCCAGCACGCATCTGGTTGAGCCCACCATTTGTATGAACTAGCAGGTAACCCCGTGACTCTGTAGGAGCTGAATAAACAACAGTAAATTGGTTATTAGCAAACACCAAACGATATGTCATAGCTACTCAATAGAACTGAATCAGAAACTTACATGTATAATTGGGACTTGGCTCTACGCATGGCACAAAATCATGATTTGATGGAcgtttccatagcttgtcagtTTCCAAAATCCCACTTGAACCTTCCAACTGTCAATTCTAAAGAAGTGAAAACATGAAAGGTGCATAACTTTTTCCCATCAATAAGTGTATCTAAATCTATAAGACTCGACCAAACTTCCAAGTGCCAACCAAAGGGTATATaacctctctttttctttctccctCCAAACAAAAGTCAGCATCAACACATTAGATCCTCGTTTCTCAGAATTATATTTCCTCGAATCCTAATTACACTTGAATTTGAAACTTTCAAAATTCTTCCTATATATCATCAATTAAATGGAGTACATAAGGAAATCATCAACGATAAAAGTAATGATCAAAAGACAAAACCTTGCGAGAGCTAGAAGGCAGAGGCGCTTTCAACAGATGGGGCGGAGCGATCTCCAGTGTCCAGCTCTGCTCGGCGCTCAGCTTCTGATATTTAATATCATGTTGCTACAAAATcagtaaacaaaaaaaacacacaacacacacaaattCAGATCAACCAACTAAATatttctcaaaaacaaaactgaaatGCAACAAAGACTCAATTCTGTTGTCCTTTTTAGAAACAACTTCAGTTTTGGTAGAAACTTCCCATATGGGGAGTCAGTCAAATCCCAGTCAATGAACATCCACACGTAATCCAATATACATACCAAAactaaactaaaaacaaaacccaactcAGATAATGAGTCAAAGATCCATAAATACATACACAAACATACCCTCTTTGTATATTTAGAGACCACAACCGTACTTTTAGCGACGATCAAAATCCAAATCCCGCTGATTGGGAGAAGGGTGTGAAAAAAATCttcaaaaaaatacaaaaagcagaggaattcgaaagaaaaagataataaaattgaatgatttaCCGTGGGGAGCTTGAAGGGGTCAGAGAAGTCATGGACCCTTGAGGAAGGGAAGACCAGTACATGGACAGAGAAGAGAGCCACTAGCGCTATTGAGCATATCGCGCACGTTAGCACCTTCCTCAGTGCGGACAATGCTGCCCACCTCTTCTTCTGCATCTGGGTATCTGAAGCTCCTCACTTATTCAAAGCATCGCCCAAAAATCCAAAATGCGAATAAAGATTGAGTCTTTCGGTTGTGGGGCTTTGTGGGTTTTGTGGGCTTAGCTGAGGGCGGAGGTTAGGCTGAGGTCGGAGGTGCGGCTGAAGTCGGCCGGCCGGTTGTGGGGGTTGGGTTTTATGCTGTTTTGGCAGTGCGTTTATCTGGGTTTTTGCCGCTTTGCTTGCGGTAGTTTGGTCTGTTTACTTGCAATGGCGATCGGCAGAGGAGACGCTTTAATTATTCGCTTTATATAAAACCAAAAACTAGAACAAGAATAGGAAGGACACAAAGAAAATGGCCATTTAATTACttcgtttttttttctcaaccattttaatctattctattaagagatatcttcattttatttttgtttttgattaagaagtgtgattagtttttaaaatttaaaaaaaaaagtatgggaCAAAGACAGTTTCTTTTAAGGGGCTTTTAGATCTAGGTCCAAAATCATAGAGTGTTTTTAGGAGGGAATCCAATtatctaattatatgtatttatttcttttatactcatttaatgttttaaaaacaatattaaaaatcaattaaaatcttttaatattatgcattttccaactccaaaatatctaattaatatcttataacaaaaaaactaatatactaacataaatttatctgcaaaacattctaccctaactcaagtagcaaatttatgaatgtatattatacctataagtgagatatgaaacctaactaaaaggtagaaaaaacataatatacctacaagcaaGACACATTAATTGGTGACAGGTTgactatgaaaaaaatatgtcatataggtagataaatacaattaacctgtaatataggttgattataaaaattaaaataaaatctataaataggATAAAGCAAGAgtaagaacaagaaataacaaaaaaataaataaaaagaaataatcaaagagataattaggaagaaatttgatttttacaataaattttttcattgaagagataattattgataattaaataattaaatttaaggaaTTTGACTTATTTTAATAACTTGGATTATTCCTACTATTGACTCaaaaaattggacttatatcaagtttcccCTTCTTTTAATAAGggcatatttttttcttaatatagggtaaaatagggaaaatagggatatgattgttattttcCCAAAAGGTATATAATTACTGTTTTGTCCTTCTTATGTAAACATTGTAtttcaaaagtgagggtaaaatagaaaaaatagggatatgattgtcattttctcaaaagttctattAAGAGAAGGGCCCTTGTCAACATGTTTTCCTCACTTTTtcaattttgccctcacttttgaataCATAATATTGACAtgaggagggcaaaatagtaattttgtatcctttgacaaaatgacaatcatatccctatttttcctattttacccttacttttgatacacaatatttacataaggaggacaaaaaacagtaattatgtaatattaagataaaatatgcacttattaagagaaattgtcttACCATcattttttcactctttttaaaattttaaaaactaatcacactctttaataaaaaaactaaaaataaaatgaaattgttcacacaTACAGAGTGTGTGCTCGACGACTAGTTACATGTTATAAAAAGGTATTATTTTCATTCCAAAAAAGATctcttttactttttcttttgtgtgtaAAAAATTAGATAGAGCTCACACATTATGTGTCTATGCGTCTGTAGATGTAAAAAtagtaaaaggaaaaaaatatagaaaagaaAAGTTGGGAAAAATGTGAGAGATAAGAtgtgttattattattttaaaaaaaattaaatatcttATGACGACACGTGGATTTGGTTTGTGGGAAATAATATTACTGtctatgattttattttgttataaaaGATTAAATTGTAGCGTACTACGgtttattgatatttttttttcacttttaagtaagaggtcttaggtttgctAGCATATTGTGGGGTTAAGTCTACCCTTTACTCCTTAGTGTATATAATATTTTTTGCTGAAAAATAAATAGCAAATTATcatttcattctttttcttttttttacaaaaatgatTTTATTAATAGGTAATTTAGATAAAGAAAACCTTCTaatgagagaaaaatgtttTAATAATGTTTTGCCACTTATATCATGAACCCCACAAAAATTCTGAAATTAATTCCTTTTCAtttagaaaaaacaaaattatttaaatttaacttTTTCTTGAGCGAAATTCGAACTTTTTCCTAACAAACAGAAGGAATTGTCAAATTCTAAGATTTGATAAAAGAGTGTTATCTTAAAAATCAATTTGTCAGATTATCCTCAAAACATTTAGATAAGTTATAGATGATGAATATGAGAAATAAGGAAAAGGAATAAGATAATAGTTAGTTTAATACTATAGTTAGtggtatttttttaatttgtaagttAGAGATTTCGGATTCGACTCACATAGATAGTTCTCTTCCCGTTAAATGTAGAATGAAAAACAAGTATGATTTCAAACCACAAATGATGAAAAGTTAGTAAAATTTGTTTATAATTTCTCTTTCCCCCAACAAGGATCAAATATGTGCTTGGCCATTGTTTGTTTTGATTGTATGCAAAGTTCCGATTAGAAAAGTTATACCTTGCCCTTTAAACTTTGGCAAAAGCTCAAACCCATGCCTTTTTTATTCGTTAGTATGAATATTTGTTTTGGAAAATGTTCACACTTTTGTTTTTTACTcacatatttttactttttctttgtcaaacaTATATTTTTACTTAATCATAtcgttatttttatttaatttgctCAATTTGATAATTAGAAGTGAAGATGTTGCCTCAGATAGGAGCACGTGATGGGCTGCCAACAATTcatcaaataataattaaacGAGTAAGAATTTTGGTGGGtaataccaattttcttttataataCATATTATTGAGTGGTTTGAAAAATTAATGATTTCATGAAGGAATATAACAGATTTTTACAACGGTTGgatttatttatataaaattcaCATTACTGAGTTACGTGTTCAttgtaattgatttttttataatacaCTTACGAGTAATATTAAaggaattttctcaaaaatgaAACTTTCTATAAACTCTTTGTCACGTcgtaatttaatattaatttttatactaatattataaaatattatgtaaaaTATGAAATGACAAAGAATTAATAAAGAATTATACTTTAAAAAACAATCTTCTTACCATTAAAGTCAATTACTTGTGGGTTTCCCAAGGTTGCAGAGTCTTCCACCGAGCTAATAAAGCTGTAGGAGTGGTGGAGGAAGTGAGGAAACAGTGTGGGAATTGTGTGGATCTAAAGATGGAGTTAAGATGAGTTGCCTTGATGCCTTGACGGGTAGGAACTAGGAAGGCATGCATGTGCTCCTTCCAGTATTCAATGTCATATCTCCTTTATAATTCCGTGCATTGCACGCCATCGGTAGTCACAATTTCACCGTATTAAAATTTCGGACAAAATTTTATCAAGACTCAAATCAATGCACTATCCGACTTGATGTACTTAATCATCTTTCTCATCAATGAATATCAAACAAGTTACCTCAAAAACATATACAGTGTGACTTgatagttttaatcaaaattagtAGCTGAAATCAGAAAGAAACATGAGAAATTCactaaaatgaaaattttgtaagTTTTAATTGATGAAATAAACAATAGTAATATATCGGTCAAATATTGATTACACTATTCATTGAATATTGACAGCAGATCAACAAAATTCCAAAAC
This window contains:
- the LOC103436350 gene encoding O-fucosyltransferase 7-like isoform X1 yields the protein MQKKRWAALSALRKVLTCAICSIALVALFSVHVLVFPSSRVHDFSDPFKLPTQHDIKYQKLSAEQSWTLEIAPPHLLKAPLPSSSRKLEGSSGILETDKLWKRPSNHDFVPCVEPSPNYTSPTESRGYLLVHTNGGLNQMRAGICDMVAVARIINATLVIPELDKRSFWNDSSIFSDVFDEDHFINALANDVKIIKNLPKELATGIRAVKHFRSWSGMDYYQDEIAGLWEEYEVIRAAKSDSRLANNNLPLDIQKLRCRACYEALRFAPQIEAMGKLLVDRMRSFGPYIALHLRFEEDMLAFSGCTQDLSPDEAEELRIIRENTPYWKEKEIDSTEQRSKGYCPLTPKEVGIFLTSLGYPLNTPIYLAAGKIYGGESHMAALRSRYPILLSKETLASAEELEPFTNHASQMAALDYIVSVESDVFIPSYSGNMARAVEGHRRFLGHRKTISPDRKALVRLIDKLEQGTLKEGKNLSNRVIEMHKKRQGSARKRKGPISGTKGTERFRSEEPFYVNPLPDCLCKKEFPIRATL
- the LOC103436350 gene encoding O-fucosyltransferase 7-like isoform X2; protein product: MQKKRWAALSALRKVLTCAICSIALVALFSVHVLVFPSSRVHDFSDPFKLPTKLSAEQSWTLEIAPPHLLKAPLPSSSRKLEGSSGILETDKLWKRPSNHDFVPCVEPSPNYTSPTESRGYLLVHTNGGLNQMRAGICDMVAVARIINATLVIPELDKRSFWNDSSIFSDVFDEDHFINALANDVKIIKNLPKELATGIRAVKHFRSWSGMDYYQDEIAGLWEEYEVIRAAKSDSRLANNNLPLDIQKLRCRACYEALRFAPQIEAMGKLLVDRMRSFGPYIALHLRFEEDMLAFSGCTQDLSPDEAEELRIIRENTPYWKEKEIDSTEQRSKGYCPLTPKEVGIFLTSLGYPLNTPIYLAAGKIYGGESHMAALRSRYPILLSKETLASAEELEPFTNHASQMAALDYIVSVESDVFIPSYSGNMARAVEGHRRFLGHRKTISPDRKALVRLIDKLEQGTLKEGKNLSNRVIEMHKKRQGSARKRKGPISGTKGTERFRSEEPFYVNPLPDCLCKKEFPIRATL